A single Crateriforma conspicua DNA region contains:
- a CDS encoding endonuclease/exonuclease/phosphatase family protein gives MNDPSSVTRSRNAAPVQPDALNGWGRALRWIAGRTSVLLVLAVLMTLAGYAGRWHWFADAMNHTRCHLMVGALVALAVFAAVRWWRWALTAGVCFAANFWSVWPVDWVMPERKVVAEGPEVRVLFWNVHASTDQWEQIQSVIHQADADVVALIELNHALVPALQPLRQSHPHYQELSRSGAFGLGVYSRRPVTWVKAGGDPAEIRGTINAGEADLDIWAVHTLPPMGTANLAERNGQLRDLAVGLADDVRQHRRVIVGGDFNITPWTREFRKLVQVSGCRDSRDSRGYQATWPRSLGPLGIPIDHVLVSPDVQVIDRTVIGGDVSDHRAVLCRFRPVGAL, from the coding sequence GTGAATGATCCATCAAGCGTCACGCGATCGCGGAATGCGGCTCCGGTGCAACCGGATGCACTGAATGGGTGGGGGCGTGCGTTGCGGTGGATTGCCGGGCGAACCAGCGTGCTGCTGGTCTTGGCGGTTCTGATGACTCTGGCCGGATACGCCGGTCGGTGGCACTGGTTTGCCGACGCGATGAATCACACCCGCTGTCACCTTATGGTAGGGGCATTGGTGGCGTTGGCAGTATTCGCCGCCGTGCGATGGTGGCGCTGGGCGTTGACGGCCGGTGTCTGTTTCGCCGCCAACTTTTGGTCGGTATGGCCGGTGGATTGGGTGATGCCGGAACGAAAAGTTGTGGCCGAAGGCCCCGAGGTCCGTGTGCTGTTTTGGAACGTTCACGCCAGCACCGATCAATGGGAACAAATCCAGTCGGTGATTCATCAGGCCGACGCGGATGTCGTTGCATTGATCGAATTGAATCATGCGTTGGTGCCGGCGCTGCAACCCCTGCGTCAGTCGCACCCGCATTACCAGGAATTGTCTCGCTCGGGGGCATTCGGATTGGGCGTCTACAGTCGGCGTCCGGTCACTTGGGTCAAGGCAGGCGGGGATCCGGCAGAAATTCGCGGCACCATCAATGCCGGTGAAGCCGATCTGGATATTTGGGCGGTCCATACGCTTCCGCCGATGGGCACGGCAAACTTGGCGGAACGCAATGGGCAGTTGCGGGATCTTGCTGTGGGGCTTGCGGACGACGTTCGCCAGCACCGCCGCGTTATCGTCGGTGGTGATTTCAACATCACGCCCTGGACTCGCGAGTTTCGAAAGCTGGTTCAAGTGTCTGGGTGTCGCGATTCCCGAGATTCGCGTGGGTATCAAGCGACGTGGCCGCGATCTTTGGGACCGCTGGGGATACCGATTGATCACGTCTTGGTCAGCCCCGATGTCCAAGTCATCGATCGCACGGTGATCGGCGGCGACGTCTCCGATCACCGTGCTGTCTTGTGCCGGTTCCGCCCGGTCGGTGCTCTATGA
- the ald gene encoding alanine dehydrogenase, translated as MIVGVPTEVKKDEYRVAMLPVGVEELIADGHRVVVQTGAGLGSGLADHDYLKAGAEIVATADDVFAAADLIVKVKEPQPEEYLRIRKGQWLFTYFHFAASRELTEAMVRSGATCLAYETLRDPSGRLPLLTPMSEVAGRMSVQQGAKYLERPQLGRGILLGGVPGVPPAHITVLGGGVVGANAAKIAAGFRADVAILDVNLDRLRYLDDTMPPNVNVLYSDRHTVLEQLARADLVIGSVLIPGAKAPQLVRKEDLRLMKSGSVVIDVAIDQGGCIETSRPTTHSEPTFVVDEVVHYCVTNMPGAVGRTSTFALCNATLPWVRRIADADQATLVQDASIRSAMNIHDHGVTNEAVARAFDMECSSE; from the coding sequence ATGATCGTTGGCGTACCCACGGAAGTAAAAAAGGATGAGTATCGCGTTGCCATGCTGCCGGTCGGCGTGGAGGAATTGATCGCCGATGGGCATCGCGTGGTCGTCCAGACGGGGGCGGGACTGGGGTCCGGGTTGGCAGATCATGACTACCTGAAAGCTGGCGCCGAGATCGTTGCCACAGCCGACGACGTGTTTGCGGCTGCCGATTTGATCGTCAAAGTCAAAGAACCCCAGCCCGAAGAATACCTACGGATTCGCAAGGGTCAGTGGCTATTTACTTACTTTCATTTTGCCGCCAGTCGCGAACTGACCGAAGCGATGGTTCGGTCCGGTGCGACCTGTCTGGCTTACGAGACATTACGCGATCCTTCGGGACGTCTGCCGCTGTTGACCCCGATGAGCGAAGTGGCCGGGCGGATGAGTGTTCAGCAGGGGGCAAAATACCTGGAGCGTCCTCAACTGGGACGCGGCATTTTGCTGGGCGGTGTGCCCGGCGTCCCGCCAGCGCATATCACCGTTTTGGGCGGCGGCGTGGTCGGTGCGAATGCGGCAAAGATCGCCGCAGGCTTTCGAGCCGATGTGGCCATCCTGGATGTGAACCTGGATCGGCTTCGCTATCTGGACGACACGATGCCGCCCAACGTCAACGTGCTGTACAGCGACCGACACACGGTATTGGAACAACTGGCTCGCGCCGATTTGGTGATCGGCTCGGTGCTGATTCCTGGCGCGAAAGCGCCCCAACTGGTTCGCAAGGAAGATCTGCGTTTAATGAAATCGGGTAGCGTCGTGATCGATGTGGCGATCGACCAGGGCGGCTGCATTGAAACCAGCCGACCGACCACCCACAGTGAACCGACGTTCGTTGTCGATGAAGTGGTTCATTACTGTGTGACCAACATGCCAGGTGCGGTCGGCCGGACCAGCACGTTCGCCCTGTGCAATGCGACACTGCCCTGGGTGCGACGGATTGCCGATGCGGACCAGGCGACCCTTGTGCAAGATGCTTCGATTCGGTCCGCAATGAATATTCATGATCACGGTGTCACCAATGAAGCGGTGGCGCGTGCGTTCGACATGGAATGCAGCAGTGAATGA
- a CDS encoding ABC transporter ATP-binding protein, giving the protein MPVQPSRKRFAEYRDQIRQRYKSGAAVPSHPHRPDRSAKKLGERERKFAELFGEFIRLTRGHRSSIVGSLALLTIGIALRLLPPLGTKLAIDSALTNPPEPLPTWLADSVPSWVDSNGVPVDRLGLLIGVAVAVTVITMVATVVHLTSRWIATKAVNQTQVSIRRKVFDHAMKLPLHQVYDLKSGGVASLIREDAGGVADLIFSMIYNPWRAIVQFVGSLVILMLVDWKLMLGGLMLLPIVWVTHRTWINRIRPLYRDVRKQRQRIDSGATETFGGIRVVRTFSRNRSESSRYVREGDFLVRQQLFTWCWTRIIETIWEVVIPLASTGLLVYGGYQILQGDLTLGDLMMFLVYLTMLLGPLATLAGSAVGFQNNLAGLDRVLDVLEIHQELPTRVNAITLPPIVPAAMTFRDVSFSYPGSDTLVLEDINLEVRPGETIALVGRSGAGKTTLTNLIARFYDATAGSIAIDGTDLRDIELSSYRRLLGIVEQDVFLFDGTIAENIAYARRRVTDDQLVAAATAAAADEFIRSLPDGYDTMIGERGVKLSGGQRQRLAIARAILADPQILILDEATSNLDSESEQLIQASLVDLLAGRTAFVIAHRLSTIRNADRIVVLEDGRIVESGSHDELLAGDGHYQRMVSLQTDDFLDRDDQAGVNYATNKP; this is encoded by the coding sequence ATGCCTGTGCAGCCCAGCCGAAAGCGATTCGCAGAATACCGCGACCAGATTCGGCAACGATACAAGAGCGGTGCTGCAGTACCGTCGCACCCCCACCGACCGGATCGATCGGCCAAAAAGCTGGGTGAACGCGAACGCAAGTTTGCCGAGTTATTCGGTGAATTCATTCGGCTGACACGCGGCCATCGGTCTTCCATCGTCGGGTCACTGGCTCTGCTGACCATCGGCATTGCCTTGCGTTTGCTGCCTCCACTGGGCACGAAACTGGCAATCGATTCGGCGCTGACCAATCCCCCCGAACCCTTGCCGACCTGGCTGGCCGATTCAGTTCCGTCGTGGGTCGACAGCAACGGTGTCCCTGTTGATCGTCTGGGACTATTGATCGGTGTGGCCGTCGCCGTGACGGTCATCACGATGGTCGCGACGGTCGTTCATTTGACCAGCCGATGGATTGCCACCAAAGCCGTCAATCAGACCCAAGTGTCGATTCGACGGAAAGTTTTTGACCATGCAATGAAGTTGCCGCTGCATCAGGTTTACGATCTGAAAAGCGGCGGCGTTGCCAGCCTGATCCGCGAAGACGCCGGCGGGGTTGCCGATCTGATCTTCAGCATGATTTACAACCCGTGGCGGGCGATCGTCCAGTTCGTCGGCAGCCTGGTCATTTTGATGCTGGTGGACTGGAAACTGATGCTGGGCGGATTGATGCTGTTGCCGATCGTCTGGGTGACGCACCGGACATGGATCAACCGCATCCGCCCCCTGTACCGCGACGTTCGCAAACAGCGTCAACGAATCGACAGCGGGGCGACCGAAACCTTTGGCGGGATCCGAGTCGTTCGGACGTTTTCACGCAATCGCAGTGAATCGTCGCGTTACGTTCGCGAAGGCGATTTTTTGGTCCGTCAACAACTTTTCACTTGGTGTTGGACTCGGATCATCGAAACGATTTGGGAGGTGGTCATTCCGCTGGCCAGTACCGGCTTGCTGGTCTACGGCGGCTACCAGATTCTGCAAGGTGATTTGACGCTGGGCGACCTGATGATGTTTTTGGTTTATCTGACCATGCTGTTGGGACCCTTGGCAACATTGGCCGGCAGCGCGGTGGGATTTCAAAACAATCTGGCGGGCTTGGATCGAGTCTTGGATGTTTTGGAGATTCACCAAGAGTTGCCGACGCGGGTCAACGCGATCACGTTGCCCCCGATCGTCCCGGCGGCGATGACGTTTCGCGACGTCAGCTTTTCCTATCCGGGTTCAGACACGTTGGTGCTAGAAGACATCAACCTGGAAGTCCGGCCGGGGGAAACGATCGCGTTGGTCGGACGCAGCGGTGCGGGCAAGACCACGCTGACAAATTTGATCGCACGCTTTTACGATGCCACCGCCGGCAGCATTGCGATCGACGGAACGGACCTGCGTGACATCGAACTTTCCAGCTATCGACGTTTGCTGGGGATCGTTGAACAGGACGTTTTCCTGTTCGACGGAACGATTGCTGAAAACATCGCGTACGCACGGCGGCGTGTCACCGATGACCAATTGGTGGCGGCGGCAACCGCGGCGGCGGCTGACGAATTCATCCGTTCGCTTCCCGACGGTTACGACACAATGATTGGCGAACGTGGGGTCAAGCTTTCCGGCGGACAGCGTCAACGCCTGGCGATCGCCCGCGCGATTCTGGCTGATCCACAGATCTTGATTTTGGATGAAGCCACCAGCAATCTGGATAGTGAAAGTGAACAGTTGATCCAAGCCAGTCTGGTCGATCTATTGGCCGGACGCACGGCGTTTGTGATCGCCCACCGGCTAAGTACCATTCGCAATGCCGATCGCATCGTGGTTCTGGAAGACGGCCGGATTGTCGAATCCGGAAGCCACGACGAACTGTTGGCCGGTGACGGGCATTACCAGCGAATGGTCAGCCTGCAGACGGATGATTTTCTGGATCGTGACGACCAAGCCGGCGTGAATTACGCTACAAACAAACCTTAG
- a CDS encoding outer membrane protein assembly factor BamB family protein — protein MKSPTVSLRADRWRCLSFVLVLVAGTVSADWPQWRGPNRDGHADAGRYLQQWPQGGPAMAWQNDKLGIGYSSPAMVDGRIYTMGSLDGQCYLHCISADDGSMIWSTPFCRAGTGDDYLDGWGGGPRGTPTVDGDQIFVVSDIGVVAAFDLTGQLQWKVDMVEQFGGEIPKWGYSESPLVDGNKVLVTPGRRMFIVGLDRKTGDVTWTTKGIEEPAQYVSIVKGELDGKPYYVTAVKAGLIGIDAKTGRQIFMEPATGNQTAVIPTAVIDGSLIYHTSDYNAGNQLIELSSDGDRLTAEVLYAESVKSMQNHHGGVVLVDGVIYGCSRTNRGEWMAQDHRSGEVLWTQLARPNQSGSIAFADGRLYCYGDKDGIVRLVVPNREGFQQVGELKLPKTFEGNRGSNNRGAIWSHPVVADGKLFIRDQNLMFAFDIAR, from the coding sequence ATGAAATCGCCTACCGTATCATTGCGCGCCGACCGATGGCGGTGCCTGTCGTTTGTCCTTGTGCTGGTCGCCGGAACCGTATCGGCAGACTGGCCACAGTGGCGTGGTCCGAACCGCGACGGCCACGCTGATGCCGGCCGGTACCTGCAACAGTGGCCCCAAGGCGGCCCCGCGATGGCGTGGCAGAATGACAAGCTGGGCATCGGGTATTCGTCGCCGGCGATGGTCGACGGCCGGATCTACACGATGGGCAGCCTGGACGGCCAATGTTATCTGCACTGCATCAGTGCGGACGATGGATCCATGATCTGGAGCACTCCGTTCTGTCGCGCCGGCACCGGCGACGATTACCTGGACGGATGGGGCGGCGGCCCGCGTGGAACCCCCACCGTCGATGGCGATCAAATCTTTGTCGTCAGCGACATCGGCGTCGTCGCGGCCTTTGATCTGACCGGACAACTGCAATGGAAAGTCGACATGGTCGAACAGTTCGGCGGTGAGATTCCCAAATGGGGTTACAGCGAATCGCCGCTGGTCGACGGGAACAAAGTCCTTGTCACCCCCGGTCGTCGAATGTTTATCGTCGGTTTGGATCGCAAGACCGGCGATGTCACCTGGACCACCAAAGGCATCGAAGAACCCGCCCAATACGTATCGATCGTCAAAGGCGAACTGGATGGAAAACCGTACTATGTGACCGCGGTCAAAGCCGGCTTGATTGGCATCGATGCCAAAACCGGTCGCCAAATTTTCATGGAGCCGGCGACCGGAAACCAAACGGCCGTGATTCCCACCGCGGTGATCGACGGATCGCTGATCTATCACACCAGCGACTACAACGCGGGCAATCAATTGATCGAATTGTCCAGTGACGGCGATCGCTTGACCGCTGAGGTGCTGTACGCCGAATCGGTAAAGTCGATGCAGAACCATCACGGCGGCGTCGTCCTGGTCGACGGTGTGATCTATGGCTGTTCGCGGACCAACCGTGGCGAATGGATGGCCCAGGACCACCGCAGCGGCGAAGTGCTGTGGACCCAATTGGCGCGGCCCAACCAAAGCGGATCAATCGCTTTTGCCGACGGGCGGCTGTATTGCTACGGCGATAAAGATGGCATCGTCCGTTTGGTCGTGCCCAACCGCGAAGGCTTTCAGCAGGTCGGCGAACTGAAGTTGCCGAAGACGTTCGAAGGTAATCGAGGCAGCAACAATCGTGGCGCGATCTGGTCCCATCCGGTCGTCGCTGATGGCAAGCTTTTCATTCGCGACCAGAACTTGATGTTTGCGTTCGACATCGCCCGCTGA
- a CDS encoding prenyltransferase/squalene oxidase repeat-containing protein — MGARRVTAAASDNPRWSEAINKGLEYLRKTQSSRGLWNTQIYPTALAALAGTAMIASGSTTTQGSFSKEIALASDFIISKSRENGLIGDPLTDPRYTYGHGFSMLFLSQVLGEEGLLDRREEIVDVLTRAVKFSAFAQTAAGGWGYVSAREGNDFDEGSTTITQVQGLRGCRNAGIPVSGEVIDKAKQYIYGCKNEDGGISYSSRQRGSSRPAITAAALAALYNAGDYDSEHVPEMLAYSKKQLHDISDGARAFGHWHYTYLYYSQVVYRQGDDLWKPFRTRLYDRIAGTQRPDGSWEGQIHPVYVTACNLIMLQLDNGFLPIYQR; from the coding sequence ATGGGGGCCCGTCGGGTGACCGCGGCTGCATCGGACAATCCACGCTGGTCCGAAGCGATCAATAAGGGGCTGGAATACCTTCGCAAGACGCAATCGTCACGCGGGCTTTGGAACACCCAAATCTACCCCACGGCGCTCGCCGCGCTGGCCGGTACTGCGATGATCGCCAGCGGCAGCACGACGACCCAGGGTTCGTTTTCCAAAGAGATCGCTTTGGCGTCGGACTTCATCATCAGCAAGTCACGCGAAAACGGATTGATCGGTGACCCGCTGACCGACCCGCGGTACACGTATGGTCATGGGTTTTCGATGTTGTTCTTGTCCCAGGTCTTGGGCGAAGAAGGGTTGTTGGATCGCCGCGAAGAAATCGTCGACGTGCTGACACGTGCGGTGAAGTTCAGCGCGTTTGCCCAAACCGCCGCCGGTGGTTGGGGCTACGTTTCAGCCCGCGAAGGCAATGACTTTGACGAAGGCAGCACGACCATCACCCAGGTCCAAGGATTGCGCGGATGTCGAAACGCCGGCATTCCCGTTAGTGGCGAAGTGATCGACAAAGCCAAACAGTACATCTATGGCTGTAAGAACGAAGACGGCGGCATTAGCTACAGCAGTCGCCAAAGGGGCAGCAGTCGCCCGGCCATCACCGCTGCCGCTTTGGCGGCGCTTTATAACGCCGGCGATTATGATAGCGAACACGTTCCGGAAATGTTGGCGTACAGCAAGAAACAGCTGCACGACATCAGCGACGGGGCCCGTGCGTTTGGCCACTGGCACTACACGTACCTTTACTACAGCCAAGTCGTTTATCGCCAGGGCGACGATTTATGGAAACCGTTCCGCACTCGGCTTTATGATCGCATCGCCGGCACACAGCGACCGGATGGATCCTGGGAAGGCCAAATCCATCCGGTTTATGTCACCGCGTGCAACCTGATCATGTTGCAGTTGGACAACGGGTTTTTGCCCATCTATCAACGTTGA
- the mutM gene encoding bifunctional DNA-formamidopyrimidine glycosylase/DNA-(apurinic or apyrimidinic site) lyase: protein MPELPEVETMRRGVLDAAGRRVESVTVPPCACRPIAMSPSQRQLDRRMKGRRIDGIDRRGKRLVIVLDNQDRLVIEPRMTGILLVADPPDVDHLRLQMDLSGAGVNRLWFWDRRGLGTVTLYREDEYRTAIDQRLGVDALQISTEQLRQKLSSSRRCIKVALLDQSAVAGIGNLYAAEILFAAGVDPRTRCDRLTGPQWRRIHDQIGLILEDAIRHEGSTLSDGTYRNALNDPGGYQNCHRVYDRAGQACPRCRDGEIRRIVQAQRSTFFCPRCQRRSGLHSTLREDFHSHDRSASLR from the coding sequence ATGCCCGAGTTACCCGAAGTCGAAACGATGCGTCGCGGCGTCTTGGATGCCGCCGGGCGCCGCGTCGAATCCGTGACGGTTCCCCCGTGTGCTTGCCGGCCGATCGCGATGTCGCCGAGCCAGCGTCAACTGGATCGGCGGATGAAGGGGCGACGCATCGATGGCATTGATCGCCGAGGCAAACGATTGGTCATCGTGTTGGACAATCAGGACCGCTTGGTGATCGAACCCCGCATGACCGGGATTCTGTTGGTCGCCGACCCGCCCGACGTCGATCACTTGCGCTTGCAAATGGATTTGTCCGGTGCCGGGGTGAACCGGTTGTGGTTTTGGGATCGACGTGGGCTGGGAACGGTGACGCTGTATCGCGAAGACGAATACCGAACTGCGATCGACCAACGTTTGGGGGTCGACGCGTTGCAGATCAGCACCGAACAGCTTCGCCAGAAGCTTTCGTCCAGTCGGCGATGCATCAAAGTGGCGTTGCTGGATCAAAGTGCGGTGGCCGGGATCGGCAATTTGTATGCTGCGGAGATTCTGTTTGCCGCCGGGGTGGATCCCCGGACCCGCTGCGATCGGCTGACCGGCCCCCAGTGGCGACGGATTCACGACCAGATCGGCCTCATCTTGGAAGACGCCATTCGGCACGAAGGCAGCACCCTTTCCGACGGCACGTATCGCAACGCACTGAACGATCCCGGTGGGTACCAGAATTGCCACCGTGTTTACGACCGGGCCGGGCAAGCCTGTCCGCGGTGCCGTGACGGGGAAATTCGCCGAATCGTCCAGGCTCAACGCAGCACGTTTTTTTGTCCCCGGTGTCAAAGGCGGTCGGGCCTCCATTCCACCCTTCGCGAAGATTTCCATTCGCACGATCGGTCGGCATCGTTACGCTAG
- a CDS encoding DUF429 domain-containing protein, translating to MVNAIDPAAPLIMPWISTVYGVDFSGAAESGKTAWCATLDVQGGSDVLRLVDLKPLGKWAGCDSRDAVCGELVRRIQDSHEAYWAIDFPFGLPVELQLGGWDEQLQHVAAFDGDAKQYGRKLVAITQQYAHQMHVRRRTDTETKTPFDCYHYRIIYQTFHGMRDVLRPLSTDVDTAILPFTYGRFSAARRIIAEACPSSSLKRWGLPYQRYKQSAGRPPGREHRKVRRQILAELSQWVELSDYRKRILLSDPGGDALDAVIAGVGSWQTLRLIDHQTIATDDRYPLEGFVYA from the coding sequence TTGGTCAACGCGATCGATCCGGCCGCGCCACTGATCATGCCATGGATTTCCACCGTCTATGGCGTGGATTTCAGCGGGGCGGCCGAATCCGGGAAAACCGCTTGGTGCGCCACGTTGGACGTCCAGGGGGGATCGGACGTCCTGCGATTGGTCGATTTGAAACCATTGGGGAAATGGGCCGGCTGTGACAGTCGAGACGCGGTGTGCGGTGAACTGGTTCGTCGAATCCAGGACAGCCACGAAGCCTACTGGGCAATTGATTTTCCATTCGGGTTGCCCGTCGAACTGCAATTGGGCGGCTGGGACGAACAACTGCAACACGTGGCTGCATTCGACGGCGACGCAAAACAGTACGGCCGAAAACTGGTGGCCATCACCCAGCAATACGCCCACCAGATGCACGTCCGCCGACGTACCGACACCGAAACCAAGACGCCGTTTGATTGTTACCACTACCGGATCATCTACCAGACGTTTCACGGCATGCGCGATGTGTTGCGTCCGTTGTCGACCGACGTCGATACGGCGATCTTGCCGTTCACCTACGGTCGCTTTTCCGCGGCGCGGCGGATCATCGCCGAAGCCTGTCCGTCGTCGTCGCTGAAACGTTGGGGATTGCCGTACCAACGATACAAGCAATCCGCCGGTCGCCCGCCCGGTCGCGAACACCGTAAAGTCCGTCGTCAAATCCTGGCAGAATTATCCCAGTGGGTCGAACTGTCGGATTACCGCAAACGAATCCTATTGAGCGATCCAGGCGGCGACGCACTCGATGCGGTCATCGCGGGGGTGGGCAGTTGGCAAACGCTGCGGTTGATCGATCACCAGACGATCGCAACCGACGATCGCTATCCGTTGGAAGGCTTCGTTTACGCTTGA